The Fusibacter sp. A1 genomic interval CAAACTTACCACAGAAGAACTGTTTAAAAAGTGCATCGACAAGGAGTTCGACAGGATCTTCGCGCTTGCCGAACTGATCAGAAGAAACACATCAGATGACGAAATTCATGAACGAACACATATCGATCTGTTTTTCATCAAAAGGCTAAAGCGCATCATCGAGCTTGAAAATCAGCTGAAGCAGGCAAAGAGCCTAGACGAGCTGAGCTCTGATCAGATCAAGCTAATCAAGCGACTTGGATTTTCGAACATGAGTATCGCAAATATCGGCGGCTGGCCCTTACAAGAGGTCGAAGCACGTATAGCGCTTGAAAAAATCGTACCGTCCTATCGAATGGTAGATACCTGCGGGGGTGAGTTCGAAGCCTACTCCAACTACCTGTACAGCACCTACCATGGTAAGAACGAGTCAGTTGTGAGCGATAAGAAAAAGATCATCGTCATCGGATCCGGTCCGATAAGAATCGGCCAAGGAGTGGAGTTCGACTATAGTTCTGTTAAAGCGTTGCTTGCGATACGAAAACTCGGCTATGAGGCCATCATGATCAATAACAATCCAGAAACGGTGAGCACCGACTATGACTTGTCGGACAAGCTTTATTTTGAACCGCTAACCTTTGAAGATGTCAAAGCCATCATCGATTTGGAGAAGCCACATGGTGTGATGCTGCAGTTTGGCGGCCAGACAGCCATCAAGCTTGCTAACAAATTAGAAGAAGCCGGTGTGAACCTGCTTGGACTTTCAACAGAAACGATCGATAAGGTCGAAGACAGGGCGCTGTTTTATGAGATGCTCGACACACTAGGTATTCCAAGAGCGGCAGGAGGCATCGCAATTAATGCTGAGATGGCAAAGGTATCGGCCAATAAAATGGGCTACCCTGTACTGCTTCGTCCAAGCTTTGTCATCGGCGGTCAGGATATGATGATCATCAGGGATGACCAAGCCCTAGAAGCCTATTTTGAAACGATGAAGACAAAATATCTAAAGCCTGAAATACTCGTCGACAAGTACCTCGAAGGTGTGGAGCTTGAGATAGATGCCTTGTCCGATGGGGTGAATGTGTTCATTCCGGGCATGATGGAGCATCTTGACCAGGCGGGAGTACATTCGGGGGACAGCATTACGCTTTATCCTGCCAACCTTACTAAAAAGCAGACCATCAAGCTATACGACTATATCGAGTCGATTTGCAGACACTTAAACTATAAGGGCATCATCAACTTCCAGTTTGTCAAATATACAAACGAGCTCTATGTGCTTGAAGTGAATCCTAGGGCGTCAAGAAGTGTGCCGTTTATCGCAAAAGTCACACGAACTCCTCTGATCTATTGGGCTGTGGGCTTATCACTCGGATCGCACTTAAACGAGCTGGGACTGACTTGCGGACTCATGGCGACCATGCCTTATGCCGCAGTGAAAGCGCCGGTGTTTTCAAATGAAAAGCTGATCGGTATCGATTCGATACTTGGACCCAACATGCTCTCCACGGGCGAAAGCATGTTCATCGGTAAAACGATGACTGAAGCGCTCGATAAATTGCTTGTAGCGGACAGAATCGATCTGAAGTCGATCAGAATGCTGATGCATACGAGTCAAACGGATGATGCCAAGTATCAGGCGGCAGTCGTGTCAAAAGACTTTGAACACGATTCGGTCAAGGTGGGAAGCAATCACCTGACAAAAGAGGAGCTGCTGGACATCATTGAAAAGAACGACATCAACCTGATTGTCGAAACCAATGATTTTACCAGCGGTATCACTGAGACAGGTCAAGCGCTTAGACAGCTTGCAGTGGAAAGAGGCATACCCGTAGTGCTTAGTCCTGACAAGTTCAGCCTGATCATCAACCATCTTGAAAAAGGTGTGCAAAGCGTCAGCGCTTATGCACTTCATGCGAAGGCGATTTCCTAGTTCTAAAATACTAGCAAGACAGGCAATTTATTTTAATACAGATAGTTAATTTTTTATGCGAAAGGGGTTTGACAGTCAAACCCTTTAAGCGTATAATCAGTTTTAAATTACAAACCAGAACCTGTGAGGACAATACGATGACTAACTTAAAACTCAGTATT includes:
- the carB gene encoding carbamoyl-phosphate synthase (glutamine-hydrolyzing) large subunit, whose amino-acid sequence is MLKVFVIGSGPIVIGQAAEFDYSGTQAIKALNEHGHKVILLNNNPATIMTDLDLVDTLYSEPMTVESCIEIIEAEAPDAIVLGMGGQTSLNLGIKLYDAGILEKHKIKILGTHPEDIKRAEDREIFRDEMLVIDEPVITSHSVTTLEDALVAAEKIGYPIIVRPAFTLGGFGGGICDNPEELKVIAYEGLKKSPVGQVLIEKSVYGWKEIEYEMMRDQFGNTIAVCNMENMDPVGIHTGDSIVVAPSQTLNDRQYQMLRQSAIQIVNHLNIIGGCNVQYALSPTDNRYYVIEVNPRVSRSSALASKATGYAIANIAMKIGLGFALDEIENQVTMKTKACHEPTLDYCVVKMPRWPYDKLNSSNTKLGTVMRATGEVMAIGTTFEESLLKAIRSLDMTQHDLFDLSQYKLTTEELFKKCIDKEFDRIFALAELIRRNTSDDEIHERTHIDLFFIKRLKRIIELENQLKQAKSLDELSSDQIKLIKRLGFSNMSIANIGGWPLQEVEARIALEKIVPSYRMVDTCGGEFEAYSNYLYSTYHGKNESVVSDKKKIIVIGSGPIRIGQGVEFDYSSVKALLAIRKLGYEAIMINNNPETVSTDYDLSDKLYFEPLTFEDVKAIIDLEKPHGVMLQFGGQTAIKLANKLEEAGVNLLGLSTETIDKVEDRALFYEMLDTLGIPRAAGGIAINAEMAKVSANKMGYPVLLRPSFVIGGQDMMIIRDDQALEAYFETMKTKYLKPEILVDKYLEGVELEIDALSDGVNVFIPGMMEHLDQAGVHSGDSITLYPANLTKKQTIKLYDYIESICRHLNYKGIINFQFVKYTNELYVLEVNPRASRSVPFIAKVTRTPLIYWAVGLSLGSHLNELGLTCGLMATMPYAAVKAPVFSNEKLIGIDSILGPNMLSTGESMFIGKTMTEALDKLLVADRIDLKSIRMLMHTSQTDDAKYQAAVVSKDFEHDSVKVGSNHLTKEELLDIIEKNDINLIVETNDFTSGITETGQALRQLAVERGIPVVLSPDKFSLIINHLEKGVQSVSAYALHAKAIS